In Humulus lupulus chromosome 7, drHumLupu1.1, whole genome shotgun sequence, the following are encoded in one genomic region:
- the LOC133788320 gene encoding uncharacterized protein LOC133788320 has protein sequence MATRRVSNSLVLLFLSLLISCCSGIHVGFSHHAGGTIRPSSLDETISFLKENNVSPSLIRVFVSDHKLLSTFSNTGVSIDLYLSHSQLQNLIKSKSSSVSWLKAHVVSLLPRVNIKSIIATTTVTTSNTRQNELPTLLSGLKLLHSLLSSSSVDNRVKVSTAFPLSFFKNLSTGQEEDLSRIISYIKEKRSFIIVEATMDEEELIKTRDSPDELFVESIIQKANSAISSSTLLNDVPMVLTIKSPVLLSSKEVAEFSDKVSKSLQNNTQIRGKLIGLYAELLTKVEDFEVKELRREKEQIFHTSARRQLLTKLDPETPLHETIFPTTPTIVTVPSSNPVTITPVSPLDTPVPFPLTTPVNVPVTYPSNTPAPITVPGAQPITNPVTTYPPPLGTVPTTTPVPTNPIPPPAPTGNSPSVSGQSWCIAKSGSAETALQSALDYACGSGADCSQIQQGGACYNPNTLQSHASFAFNSYYQKNPAPTSCEFGGTATLVTTNPSTGSCVFPTSSSSSSTPASPFTVTPTPVTPTPPTPMPVTPTPSTPATPTVTNPAAGTPSPSWGVVSGSGSTPPTVLNSSTGTTPDFGLDSPPGFNTSTSKAGGLRPFIGFIFLVTSLITKSVVLGI, from the exons ATGGCCACCAGAAGAGTTTCCAACAGCCTGGTTTTACTCTTCCTTTCTCTACTCATTAGTTGTTGTTCTG GAATTCATGTGGGGTTTTCCCATCATGCAGGAGGAACCATTAGACCGTCTTCATTAGATGAAACAATATCATTCCTCAAGGAAAATAATGTGTCCCCATCTCTGATTCGGGTTTTCGTGTCAGATCACAAGCTTTTATCAACTTTTTCCAACACTGGTGTCTCTATTGATCTCTACTTGAGTCACAGCCAGCTTCAGAATCTGATCAAGTCTAAATCATCTTCTGTCTCTTGGCTGAAAGCCCATGTAGTCTCTCTTCTCCCTCGTGTAAACATCAAAAGCATTATAGcaactactactgttactactagcAATACAAGACAAAATGAGCTTCCTACACTTCTATCTGGTCTCAAATTGTTACACTCACTCCTGAGCAGCTCAAGTGTTGACAATCGAGTTAAGGTTTCTACTGCATTCCCTTTGTCGTTTTTCAAGAATCTGAGCACTGGACAAGAAGAAGACCTGAGTAGAATTATCAGTTACATAAAGGAAAAGAGGTCGTTTATCATTGTTGAAGCAACCATGGATGAAGAAGAACTTATCAAAACAAGAGATAGCCCAGATGAGTTGTTTGTTGAGTCTATAATCCAAAAGGCCAACTCTGCTATTTCTTCTTCCACTCTTCTTAATGATGTTCCAATGGTTTTAACCATAAAGAGCCCTGTTCTTCTCAGTTCAAAAGAAGTAGCTGAATTCAGTGACAAAGTCTCCAAATCTTTGCAAAACAACACTCAAATTAGAGGTAAGCTGATTGGATTATATGCAGAGTTACTAACTAAAGTAGAAGATTTTGAAGTGAAGGAGCTTAGAAGAGAAAAAGAACAGATTTTTCATACTTCTGCCCGGAGACAACTCCTTACCAAACTCGACCCAGAAACACCTTTACACGAGACAATCTTTCCCACTACTCCGACCATCGTCACTGTTCCTTCTTCAAACCCAGTAACCATAACCCCAGTAAGTCCATTAGATACGCCTGTGCCGTTCCCCTTAACAACTCCGGTCAATGTTCCGGTCACATACCCATCCAACACTCCGGCGCCTATCACAGTACCCGGAGCACAACCCATTACTAATCCCGTCACAACCTATCCTCCTCCGTTGGGAACAGTTCCAACGACGACTCCGGTTCCCACAAATCCCATCCCTCCTCCGGCGCCGACGGGGAACTCTCCGTCGGTATCGGGACAGAGCTGGTGCATCGCCAAAAGTGGGTCAGCGGAGACGGCACTTCAATCGGCACTGGACTACGCCTGCGGCAGTGGAGCCGACTGTTCCCAGATCCAGCAAGGTGGGGCCTGTTACAACCCGAATACGCTTCAGAGCCACGCCTCGTTCGCTTTCAATAGCTATTATCAAAAGAACCCAGCGCCGACGAGCTGCGAATTCGGAGGCACTGCCACATTAGTTACCACCAACCCAA GTACTGGCTCGTGTGTCTTCCCAacatcttcatcttcatcttcgaCACCAGcttcaccgttcactgtaactcCAACGCCGGTGACTCCGACTCCTCCTACTCCGATGCCAGTGACTCCAACCCCATCAACTCCAGCAACTCCAACGGTGACGAATCCAGCGGCTGGAACACCATCGCCGTCATGGGGAGTCGTATCTGG CTCCGGTTCTACTCCGCCGACTGTGTTGAATAGCAGCACCGGAACCACCCCAGATTTCGGGTTGGATAGCCCACCTGGGTTTAACACATCTACGTCCAAAGCTGGTGGTTTGAGACCCTTTATTGGGTTCATATTTCTAGTGACTTCGTTAATTACTAAGAGCGTTGTTCTGGGAATTTAG
- the LOC133788322 gene encoding serine/threonine-protein kinase haspin homolog isoform X1 — translation MASNTVYASGRNGVDLWSEIIASEQQQQQSHVEVFYRRRKASKTPSDVVPPKQLGSEGDGIHHRLSLVPPAQTKRISWNRSLSTRGRTSIAVGTCINHQPQLKKAKRKGKPPRPKGKHFQPPNFEMERVYFEEVDAFELLEESPSPKNFGTWAGVNQTDSVALTHLSTRLNKWLICKNLNYSCGPSSTLSKILGTPSITLGPLDCDNLDSEKMKTPEKSSAKACSRLPHAETTSKSYKVEDVGNEGSEELEASVKKLSLASTSSSDAVQFNPFATLLAVCEQSVPFKFQDVFSKYCDPQEIIKIGEGTFGEAFMAGSYVCKIVPIDGDFRVNGEVQKRSEELLEEVVLSRTLNCLRQHQEDARNVCSTFIGTIDLKVCQGSYDATMIKAWEEWDENNGSENDHPNEFPDKQRYVMFVLEHGGKDLENFVLLNFNEALTFLVQVTAALAVAEAAYEFEHRDMHWGNVLLSRNDSATVQFILEGKKMSVKTFGLSVSIIDFTLSRINTGEDILFLDLSSDPYLFKGPKGDKQSETYRKMKELTEDCWEGSFPKTNVLWLQYLVDILLLKKSFERTSKNERDLRSLKKRLEKYCSAKEAIFDPFFSDLLVEHVQIIELDD, via the exons ATGGCTTCAAATACAG TTTATGCTTCAGGCCGTAATGGCGTCGATCTCTGGTCAGAGATCATAGCTTccgaacaacaacaacaacagtcaCATGTTGAAGTGTTTTACAGAAGAAGAAAAGCCTCAAAAACCCCTTCAGATGTTGTTCCTCC GAAGCAATTGGGCTCGGAAGGTGATGGGATTCATCATAGGCTGAGCTTGGTTCCCCCTGCTCAGACGAAACGTATCAGTTGGAATCGTTCACTCTCTACCAG AGGTCGGACTAGTATTGCCGTTGGCACTTGCATTAATCACCAGCCTCAACTTAAGAAGGCCAAGAGAAAGGGAAAGCCTCCTCGACCCAAA GGAAAACATTTCCAACCTCCAAATTTTGAGATGGAGAGGGTGTATTTTGAAGAGGTTGATGCCTTCGAACTATTGGAGGAGAGCCCCTCTCCCAAGAACTTTGGCACATGGGCTGGGGTCAACCAGACTGATAGTGTTGCATTAACACATTTGTCCACAAGACTAAACAAGTGGTTAATCTGTAAGAATTTGAACTACTCCTGTGGACCTTCCAGCACGCTGTCGAAGATTCTAGGAACTCCATCTATTACATTGGGGCCTCTAGATTGTGATAACCTTGACTCTGAGAAAATGAAAACTCCTGAAAAATCTTCTGCCAAAGCCTGTTCTCGTTTGCCTCATGCCGAGACCACATCCAAATCATACAAGGTTGAGGATGTGGGCAATGAGGGTTCTGAAGAATTAGAAGCTTCAGTTAAAAAACTGTCACTTGCATCAACTTCTTCATCAGATGCTGTGCAGTTTAATCCATTTGCTACACTGTTAGCAGTATGTGAACAGTCAGTTCCTTTTAAGTTTCAGGACGTTTTCTCTAAATATTG tgaTCCACAGGAGATCATTAAAATTGGAGAAGGGACGTTTGGAGAAGCTTTTATGGCTGGAAGTTATGTCTGCAAAATAGTTCCTATAGATGGAGACTTCAGAGTTAATGGAGAAGTGCAAAAG CGATCAGAAGAACTGCTTGAGGAGGTTGTACTTTCCCGAACTCTTAATTGTTTAAGACAACACCAGGAAGATGCTCGTAATGTGTGCAGCACTTTTATTGGAACAATAGA TTTAAAGGTATGCCAGGGTTCATATGATGCTACTATGATCAAGGCGTGGGAAGAATGGGATGAAAATAATGGTTCAGAAAATGATCATCCGAATGAATTTCCTGATAAACAG CGTTATGTCATGTTTGTCCTAGAACATGGTGGTAAGGATCTTGAGAACTTTGTACTTCTAAACTTCAACGAGGCATTGACTTTCCTGGTTCAG GTTACAGCTGCCCTTGCAGTGGCTGAAGCTGCATATGAATTCGAACACCGGGATATGCACTG GGGAAATGTCCTTTTAAGTAGGAATGATTCTGCAACTGTGCAGTTCATTCTTGAGGGGAAGAAAATGTCTGTGAAGACATTTGGATTATCGGTTTCAATAATCGACTTTACCCTTTCAAGAATAAATACTG GCGAAGACATACTTTTTCTGGACCTATCCTCAGATCCCTATCTTTTTAAAGGCCCCAAAGGAGATAAGCAA TCAGAAACTTACCGGAAGATGAAGGAGCTAACAGAAGATTGCTGGGAGGGAAG CTTCCCTAAAACAAATGTGCTGTGGCTGCAATACTTGGTGGATATATTACTCCTGAAGAAATCATTT GAACGTACCTCAAAGAACGAGAGAGATTTGCGCTCTTTGAAGAAGCGTCTAGAAAAGTATTGTTCTGCCAAAGAAGCtatttttgatccatttttcagtGACTTATTGGTTGAACATGTACAAATTATTGAGTTGGATGACTAA
- the LOC133788322 gene encoding serine/threonine-protein kinase haspin homolog isoform X2, producing the protein MASNTGRNGVDLWSEIIASEQQQQQSHVEVFYRRRKASKTPSDVVPPKQLGSEGDGIHHRLSLVPPAQTKRISWNRSLSTRGRTSIAVGTCINHQPQLKKAKRKGKPPRPKGKHFQPPNFEMERVYFEEVDAFELLEESPSPKNFGTWAGVNQTDSVALTHLSTRLNKWLICKNLNYSCGPSSTLSKILGTPSITLGPLDCDNLDSEKMKTPEKSSAKACSRLPHAETTSKSYKVEDVGNEGSEELEASVKKLSLASTSSSDAVQFNPFATLLAVCEQSVPFKFQDVFSKYCDPQEIIKIGEGTFGEAFMAGSYVCKIVPIDGDFRVNGEVQKRSEELLEEVVLSRTLNCLRQHQEDARNVCSTFIGTIDLKVCQGSYDATMIKAWEEWDENNGSENDHPNEFPDKQRYVMFVLEHGGKDLENFVLLNFNEALTFLVQVTAALAVAEAAYEFEHRDMHWGNVLLSRNDSATVQFILEGKKMSVKTFGLSVSIIDFTLSRINTGEDILFLDLSSDPYLFKGPKGDKQSETYRKMKELTEDCWEGSFPKTNVLWLQYLVDILLLKKSFERTSKNERDLRSLKKRLEKYCSAKEAIFDPFFSDLLVEHVQIIELDD; encoded by the exons ATGGCTTCAAATACAG GCCGTAATGGCGTCGATCTCTGGTCAGAGATCATAGCTTccgaacaacaacaacaacagtcaCATGTTGAAGTGTTTTACAGAAGAAGAAAAGCCTCAAAAACCCCTTCAGATGTTGTTCCTCC GAAGCAATTGGGCTCGGAAGGTGATGGGATTCATCATAGGCTGAGCTTGGTTCCCCCTGCTCAGACGAAACGTATCAGTTGGAATCGTTCACTCTCTACCAG AGGTCGGACTAGTATTGCCGTTGGCACTTGCATTAATCACCAGCCTCAACTTAAGAAGGCCAAGAGAAAGGGAAAGCCTCCTCGACCCAAA GGAAAACATTTCCAACCTCCAAATTTTGAGATGGAGAGGGTGTATTTTGAAGAGGTTGATGCCTTCGAACTATTGGAGGAGAGCCCCTCTCCCAAGAACTTTGGCACATGGGCTGGGGTCAACCAGACTGATAGTGTTGCATTAACACATTTGTCCACAAGACTAAACAAGTGGTTAATCTGTAAGAATTTGAACTACTCCTGTGGACCTTCCAGCACGCTGTCGAAGATTCTAGGAACTCCATCTATTACATTGGGGCCTCTAGATTGTGATAACCTTGACTCTGAGAAAATGAAAACTCCTGAAAAATCTTCTGCCAAAGCCTGTTCTCGTTTGCCTCATGCCGAGACCACATCCAAATCATACAAGGTTGAGGATGTGGGCAATGAGGGTTCTGAAGAATTAGAAGCTTCAGTTAAAAAACTGTCACTTGCATCAACTTCTTCATCAGATGCTGTGCAGTTTAATCCATTTGCTACACTGTTAGCAGTATGTGAACAGTCAGTTCCTTTTAAGTTTCAGGACGTTTTCTCTAAATATTG tgaTCCACAGGAGATCATTAAAATTGGAGAAGGGACGTTTGGAGAAGCTTTTATGGCTGGAAGTTATGTCTGCAAAATAGTTCCTATAGATGGAGACTTCAGAGTTAATGGAGAAGTGCAAAAG CGATCAGAAGAACTGCTTGAGGAGGTTGTACTTTCCCGAACTCTTAATTGTTTAAGACAACACCAGGAAGATGCTCGTAATGTGTGCAGCACTTTTATTGGAACAATAGA TTTAAAGGTATGCCAGGGTTCATATGATGCTACTATGATCAAGGCGTGGGAAGAATGGGATGAAAATAATGGTTCAGAAAATGATCATCCGAATGAATTTCCTGATAAACAG CGTTATGTCATGTTTGTCCTAGAACATGGTGGTAAGGATCTTGAGAACTTTGTACTTCTAAACTTCAACGAGGCATTGACTTTCCTGGTTCAG GTTACAGCTGCCCTTGCAGTGGCTGAAGCTGCATATGAATTCGAACACCGGGATATGCACTG GGGAAATGTCCTTTTAAGTAGGAATGATTCTGCAACTGTGCAGTTCATTCTTGAGGGGAAGAAAATGTCTGTGAAGACATTTGGATTATCGGTTTCAATAATCGACTTTACCCTTTCAAGAATAAATACTG GCGAAGACATACTTTTTCTGGACCTATCCTCAGATCCCTATCTTTTTAAAGGCCCCAAAGGAGATAAGCAA TCAGAAACTTACCGGAAGATGAAGGAGCTAACAGAAGATTGCTGGGAGGGAAG CTTCCCTAAAACAAATGTGCTGTGGCTGCAATACTTGGTGGATATATTACTCCTGAAGAAATCATTT GAACGTACCTCAAAGAACGAGAGAGATTTGCGCTCTTTGAAGAAGCGTCTAGAAAAGTATTGTTCTGCCAAAGAAGCtatttttgatccatttttcagtGACTTATTGGTTGAACATGTACAAATTATTGAGTTGGATGACTAA
- the LOC133791865 gene encoding uncharacterized protein LOC133791865, with the protein MENTTSLVQFGGKWNEKNEYEGYTMTGILIPPNCSLDNLVNLVKQEIKETRASIEVYYQVAKGTPPMKIESDNSVLFYLEIKKKVAEKITDLPLCVNIVQESMDENNLLQLSNQKATAQEMEVGTLLMQANKASINEHMLLEEGMSSTINEGINVAYIPHLAEEVADFIIEDNSKRKKRLEEIEIVISDYRVNKIEQGQIYKDKNTIKSALGYHAMLHNFQFKTKRSEPREYLVTCADDTCSWFVSASKYRNQDLFKVRKCIPNHTCSVEIVMEDHRQAKSIIIGELIKNKYKSVKINYTPNDIMNDDFGVTMGYTKAWRSREKALLLVRGNPDDSYQKLPMYLHMLKQDSWRYLRPIIVVDGTFLKNAHGGTLFSASTLDPNNNIFVLAFGIADSENDNSWLWFFSKLRDTYGEPEGLAIVSDRHKSIENAVHIVYSNAFHGACMYHLLNNLKSKYGNHGEQLQMNFIAAAKAYTKTECEHYMRSLDRLDRRIRPYLEKAKYETWARSYSPTKRYTMMTSNIAESLNAALKAARNLPIDILVECLRSLVQKWVWNNSNNANGTFTKVSTATENELRHDIVSKMKYEVLPFNPIEYQVRDEKGTNFTVNIHNRTCTCNRFQEDEMPCGHAVAVIAKRNLGVYDYCAKFYKTETLKAMYEENVHPLPHKDE; encoded by the exons ATGGAAAATACtacttctttggttcaatttggaGGCAAGTGGAATGAAAAAAATGAGTACGAAGGGTACACAATGACTGGAATATTGATTCCACCAAATTGTTCTCTTGACAACTTGGTGAACTTGGTAAAACAGGAGATAAAGGAAACAAGAGCAAGTATTGAAGTTTATTATCAAGTAGCCAAAGGAACACCACCAATGAAGATTGAATCAGACAATTCAGTGTTGTTCTActtggaaataaagaaaaaagttgcagaaaaaatAACTGACTTACCATTGTGTGTGAATATAGTTCAAGAATCAATGGATGAAAATAATCTTCTTCAGCTATCAAATCAGAAAGCTACAGCACAAGAAATGGAGGTGGGAACATTATTAATGCAAGCAAACAAAGCTTCCATCAATGAACATATGTTACTTGAAGAAGGAATGTCAAGCACAATAAATGAGGGAATCAATGTGGCATACATACCTCACCTTGCTGAAGAAGTAGCTGATTTTATAATTGAAGAcaattcaaaaagaaaaaagagattgGAGGAAATTGAAATAGTAATATCTGATTACAGAGTGAACAAAATAGAGCAAGGACAGATTTACAAGGACAAGAACACAATCAAATCAGCTCTTGGCTACCATGCAATGCTACATAACTTtcagttcaaaacaaaaagatcagAACCAAGAGAGTACCTGGTTACCTGCGCAGATGACACATGCAGCTGGTTTGTGAGTGCTTCTAAATACAGAAATCAAGATTTATTCAAGGTACGAAAATGCATTCCAAATCATACTTGCTCTGTTGAAATTGTTATGGAGGATCATAGGCAAGCAAAAAGCATCATAATTGGGGAattaataaagaataagtacaagtCAGTCAAAATAAATTATACTCCAAATGACATCATGAATGATGACTTTGGAGTAACCATGGGATACACAAAAGCATGGAGATCAAGAGAAAAAGCTTTGCTTCTAGTAAGAGGGAACCCTGATGATTCATATCAAAAGTTGCCAATGTATCTTCACATGTTGAAGCAAGACA GTTGGAGATACTTGAGGCCTATcattgttgttgatggaactttcTTAAAAAATGCACATGGCGGCACACTATTTTCAGCATCAACATTAGATCCAAACAACAACATTTTTGTCTTGGCTTTTGGAATAGCAGACTCAGAAAATGATAACTCTTGGCTTTGGTTCTTCTCCAAACTAAGAGACACATATGGAGAACCCGAAG GATTGGCTATTGTTTCTGACAGACACAAGAGCATAGAGAATGCAGTACATATAGTGTACTCAAATGCGTTCCATGGAGCTTGCATGTATCACTTGCTCAATAATTTGAAAAGCAAGTATGGAAACCATGGAGAACAGCTACAAATGAATTTCATTGCAGCAGCAAAAGCATACACAAAAACAGAATGTGAACACTACATGAGAAGCCTTGATAGACTTGACAGGCGCATTAGACCCTATTTAGAGAAAGCCAAATATGAAACTTGGGCAAGATCATACTCACCAACAAAAAGATACACCATGATGACATCCAACATCGCAGAATCGCTCAACGCTGCACTAAAAGCTGCAAGAAATCTCCCTATTGATATATTGGTTGAATGTCTTAGAAGTTTGGTTCAAAAGTGGGTTTGGAACAATTCAAATAATGCAAATGGAACATTCACAAAAGTGTCTACAGCAACAGAAAATGAATTGAGACATGACATTGTTTCAAAAATGAAGTATGAG GTCTTGCCTTTCAACCCAATAGAATATCAAGTTCGTGATGAAAAAGGGACCAATTTCACAGTAAATATTCACAATAGAACTTGTACATGCAATAGGTTTCAAGAAGATGAAATGCCTTGTGGGCATGCAGTAGCTGTAATTGCAAAGAGAAACTTGGGAGTATATGATTACTGTGCAAAGTTTTACAAAACAGAAACTTTGAAAGCAATGTATGAAGAAAATGTTCATCCTTTGCCCCATAAAGATGAATGA